A genomic stretch from Chitinophaga agri includes:
- a CDS encoding SMI1/KNR4 family protein yields the protein MTNAETIISIIDAHLKIVVENEFNKYPGEIAAEMTDPAYASQDDWGTWFPIDSTVTARDIESFEVQLGHKLPEDYKTFLRHKHFYELHISEASFCSHPVHTWLEHQHKMIFHGWPTEELIERGYIPFADWSDWGLLCFDVNGHFEENDYSIVLWDHDDSDEVKKVAYNFKDLLIRLDKGAELKLLRERK from the coding sequence GTGACAAATGCAGAAACGATCATAAGCATTATTGATGCTCATTTAAAAATAGTAGTAGAAAATGAGTTCAATAAATATCCGGGTGAGATAGCCGCTGAGATGACTGATCCGGCTTATGCGTCGCAAGACGACTGGGGGACCTGGTTCCCGATAGATAGCACCGTGACAGCGCGCGATATCGAGTCTTTTGAAGTGCAGCTCGGTCATAAGTTGCCGGAAGATTACAAGACGTTTTTACGGCATAAGCATTTCTACGAATTACATATCTCGGAAGCATCCTTTTGCAGTCATCCGGTACATACTTGGCTGGAACATCAGCATAAAATGATTTTCCACGGATGGCCGACCGAAGAACTTATTGAAAGAGGGTATATTCCGTTTGCTGACTGGAGTGATTGGGGATTACTTTGTTTTGATGTAAATGGTCATTTTGAAGAGAATGATTATTCAATCGTCTTATGGGACCATGATGATAGTGACGAAGTGAAAAAAGTTGCGTATAATTTTAAAGACCTGTTAATCCGGCTGGATAAAGGAGCTGAATTGAAGTTGTTGCGTGAAAGGAAGTAA
- a CDS encoding M57 family metalloprotease — MKTTILYRYLIILSVVSGVLFSCSKKDIAPTPAETAENNPVLNYIKKLGYNESQIRDLGDEYLVDEDILFSKTGTPDLSVFDAPKTEQYGTANYVGYSVQPNILVYVDPSMSGYQSEINSAITIWNSVANCRVKFNLTTSSAGAHIRIVNSNLGTGVCGAAYFPVNGQPGSLVRININQISGNSFEQRTRTIAHELGHCIGFRHTNWQSGEGRSGTLPDNGAYYDAIHILGTPTGGDASSLMNAGQCGIGATVLSNYDILAVQFLYPAQAPVAGSVPVFRYYSRFTNQDYFYTIDINELGNGSNGGYIFEGIAFYAFSSQVANSSPVYRWLRSGNDHFWTISATEIPGSSTLEGVAFYAYTSPINNSVPVIRYFSPSYGDHFYTKNPNELSSIPGYNQEGVAWYAY, encoded by the coding sequence ATGAAGACAACTATTCTCTATCGTTACCTGATCATTCTGTCAGTCGTATCAGGCGTTTTGTTTTCCTGTAGTAAAAAAGATATTGCACCCACACCGGCTGAAACAGCCGAAAACAATCCGGTTTTAAACTACATCAAGAAACTGGGTTACAACGAAAGCCAGATCAGGGATCTGGGCGATGAATACCTCGTCGATGAAGACATCTTATTCAGTAAAACCGGCACTCCTGACCTTTCTGTATTTGATGCCCCCAAAACAGAACAATACGGCACCGCCAACTATGTAGGATACAGTGTACAGCCTAACATCCTGGTGTATGTAGATCCGTCAATGAGCGGCTATCAGAGTGAGATCAACAGTGCGATCACTATCTGGAACAGTGTTGCGAACTGCAGGGTTAAATTTAATTTAACGACATCATCTGCCGGTGCACATATCCGTATTGTAAACAGTAATCTTGGAACAGGTGTTTGCGGTGCGGCCTATTTCCCTGTGAATGGCCAGCCTGGTTCACTGGTAAGGATCAACATTAACCAGATATCAGGTAACTCCTTTGAACAGCGTACACGCACCATTGCGCATGAACTCGGACATTGTATTGGTTTCAGACATACTAACTGGCAGTCCGGCGAAGGTCGCTCCGGCACCCTGCCTGACAATGGCGCTTACTATGATGCCATCCATATCCTGGGTACACCAACCGGTGGCGATGCAAGCTCGCTCATGAACGCCGGTCAATGTGGCATTGGCGCTACCGTTCTTTCTAATTACGATATCCTGGCAGTACAGTTCCTGTATCCTGCACAGGCCCCTGTAGCGGGTAGTGTGCCTGTATTCAGATACTACTCAAGGTTCACCAATCAGGACTATTTCTACACGATTGATATTAATGAACTGGGTAATGGGTCCAATGGTGGATATATCTTTGAAGGTATTGCCTTTTATGCGTTCTCCAGCCAGGTAGCTAACTCTTCACCTGTATACCGCTGGTTGCGTTCAGGTAATGACCATTTCTGGACAATATCCGCCACAGAAATTCCAGGCTCCAGTACACTGGAAGGTGTGGCATTCTATGCATATACATCTCCAATCAACAATTCTGTACCAGTTATCAGGTACTTCAGTCCTTCATACGGCGATCACTTCTATACGAAGAATCCAAATGAGCTTTCATCTATACCTGGTTACAACCAGGAAGGTGTGGCCTGGTATGCTTATTAA
- a CDS encoding prolyl-tRNA synthetase associated domain-containing protein gives MFYISEVKKTPPVAFKTALHEMVYTTLQQFGVPYERVENDEAITMEDCILIDQQLKMKTVKTLFLCNRQQTAFYLLVTTADKPFITKDFSSAMEISRVSFAPADLLLSMLGTVVGAATIYGILLDKENKVQVVIDQDVLAEEWYGCSDSTTTGYMKVPTNWIMNDFLRFAAHTPKFIQL, from the coding sequence ATGTTTTATATCAGTGAAGTAAAGAAAACGCCACCTGTAGCATTTAAAACTGCCCTACACGAAATGGTATACACCACGTTGCAACAATTTGGTGTACCATATGAACGTGTGGAAAATGATGAGGCGATCACCATGGAAGATTGCATCCTGATCGATCAGCAGCTAAAGATGAAAACAGTAAAAACACTGTTCCTCTGTAACCGGCAGCAAACTGCTTTTTATCTGCTGGTCACCACGGCAGACAAGCCATTTATTACAAAAGACTTCAGCAGTGCAATGGAAATTTCCCGGGTATCGTTCGCTCCGGCTGATCTGCTCCTGTCTATGTTAGGCACTGTAGTGGGTGCCGCTACCATATACGGTATACTGCTGGACAAGGAAAACAAGGTACAGGTCGTGATAGACCAGGATGTACTCGCTGAAGAATGGTATGGCTGCAGTGACAGTACCACAACCGGCTACATGAAAGTACCTACTAACTGGATCATGAACGACTTCCTCCGGTTTGCAGCACATACACCGAAATTCATTCAGCTGTAG
- the hmpA gene encoding NO-inducible flavohemoprotein has translation MTTEQKDIVLATVPFLKENGVQLTTHFYNRMFQHHPELKNLFNLGNQQQGKQQHALAGAVLAYAENINDPSVLLPVIDRIGQKHTSLDIKPEQYQIVGEHLLASIGEILGDAATPEILGAWKAAYMQLAGVMSGYETRLYQLKQNIPYSWNGWRTFKVGKRVMESDEICSFYLYPADGGKVPAHQPGQYISLKMFLPAINLTQIRQYSLSDTPNNDYFRISVKKEKGATIDTNGMISNALHDQAPEGTEVMLTAPSGNFIIPADLRQPVMFISGGVGVTPFVSMLQHVLVQENPVPVTWLHGCRNSSVHAFKNFINTQAQQNAQLKQHIFYNTATETELAEGIHTGHLDLHKLTDLSHTSDTLYYVCGPGPFIEKQVRDLKSLGVDHGRIFFEEFGPQVLHAN, from the coding sequence ATGACCACAGAACAGAAAGATATTGTATTAGCGACCGTTCCTTTCCTCAAGGAAAACGGCGTACAGCTGACCACGCATTTCTACAACAGAATGTTTCAGCATCACCCGGAATTAAAGAACCTGTTCAACCTGGGCAACCAGCAGCAGGGGAAACAACAGCATGCCCTAGCAGGAGCCGTACTGGCCTATGCGGAAAATATCAATGACCCGTCCGTACTATTACCTGTAATAGACCGTATCGGGCAAAAACATACCAGCCTGGATATCAAACCTGAACAATACCAGATAGTAGGTGAACATCTGCTGGCCTCCATTGGAGAAATACTGGGAGACGCGGCCACTCCGGAGATCCTGGGTGCCTGGAAGGCTGCCTACATGCAGCTGGCAGGGGTCATGTCAGGCTATGAAACACGGTTATATCAGCTGAAACAGAACATTCCATATAGTTGGAATGGATGGCGCACATTTAAAGTTGGAAAACGTGTGATGGAATCTGATGAGATCTGCTCTTTCTACCTGTATCCCGCTGATGGTGGAAAAGTTCCTGCTCATCAACCCGGCCAATATATCAGCCTGAAAATGTTCCTGCCTGCAATCAATCTCACCCAGATCAGGCAATATAGCTTATCTGACACGCCCAATAATGACTACTTCCGTATCTCTGTGAAGAAAGAAAAGGGGGCCACTATTGATACCAATGGCATGATCAGCAATGCGCTGCACGACCAGGCACCCGAAGGCACTGAAGTGATGCTGACAGCGCCATCAGGTAATTTCATCATACCGGCGGACCTCCGTCAACCAGTCATGTTCATCAGTGGAGGCGTCGGTGTCACTCCTTTTGTGAGCATGCTGCAACACGTGCTGGTACAGGAAAATCCGGTACCGGTTACCTGGCTACATGGCTGCAGGAACAGCAGTGTACATGCTTTCAAAAACTTTATCAACACACAGGCACAGCAAAACGCTCAACTCAAACAACACATCTTCTATAATACGGCGACGGAAACTGAATTAGCTGAAGGCATTCATACCGGTCACCTGGACCTGCATAAACTAACAGATCTGTCGCATACCAGCGACACGCTGTACTACGTATGTGGTCCTGGTCCTTTCATTGAAAAACAGGTACGTGATCTGAAATCCTTAGGGGTGGATCACGGAAGAATATTCTTTGAAGAATTCGGTCCGCAGGTATTACACGCGAACTAA
- a CDS encoding YdeI/OmpD-associated family protein yields the protein MQKNEVATICPASRQEWRAWLQEHHDKEQSVWLVYYKKSADKPTITWSEAVTEALCFGWIDSKAKPLNGDQFMQFFSRRKKNSVWSKINKDKVEELIAAGLMTDAGHASIAVAKENGSWSVLDEVEALVVPRDLQKALKAHPGAKDYFTGLSKSVKKMLLQWLVLAKLPETRQRRIEEIAIQAAQHQRPKQFR from the coding sequence ATGCAAAAGAACGAGGTAGCGACTATTTGTCCGGCAAGCCGTCAGGAATGGCGCGCATGGTTGCAGGAGCATCATGATAAGGAGCAATCAGTCTGGCTGGTATATTACAAGAAATCAGCAGATAAGCCGACTATCACCTGGAGTGAGGCCGTGACAGAAGCACTTTGTTTTGGATGGATAGATAGTAAGGCGAAACCTCTCAATGGAGATCAGTTTATGCAGTTTTTTAGTCGCCGGAAGAAGAATAGTGTATGGTCGAAGATCAACAAAGATAAAGTAGAAGAGTTGATCGCTGCAGGGTTAATGACAGATGCGGGGCATGCGAGTATTGCTGTGGCGAAGGAAAACGGCTCCTGGTCAGTATTAGATGAGGTAGAGGCACTGGTAGTACCGCGTGATCTGCAAAAAGCATTAAAGGCACATCCGGGCGCGAAGGACTACTTCACAGGACTGAGTAAGTCGGTTAAAAAGATGTTGTTGCAGTGGCTGGTATTGGCGAAGCTACCTGAAACAAGACAGCGGCGGATCGAAGAAATAGCGATACAGGCGGCGCAGCATCAGCGACCTAAACAATTCAGATGA